A genomic region of Desulfosarcina ovata subsp. ovata contains the following coding sequences:
- a CDS encoding DUF2062 domain-containing protein — MVLKKLSTSTSAQSIRIRIWRRLTRIQGAPREIALGFSLGIMIGMTPFWGTHVFLSLGLASLLGWSRISAIAGVNITNVVTAPLIYPLNYWVGIRLVGFSEGARWPAHLDASGMLELITQSPRVLADLSIGGIILAIPLAVGGYILVYRGILLYRRR; from the coding sequence ATGGTATTGAAGAAACTGTCCACATCCACATCCGCTCAATCGATACGCATCCGCATCTGGCGCCGCCTCACCCGCATCCAGGGGGCACCCCGTGAAATCGCCCTGGGGTTTTCCCTTGGCATCATGATCGGCATGACGCCGTTCTGGGGAACGCACGTCTTTTTGTCACTGGGTCTGGCATCCCTTCTGGGATGGAGCAGAATCAGTGCCATCGCCGGGGTGAACATCACCAACGTGGTGACGGCACCGCTGATCTATCCGCTCAACTACTGGGTCGGCATACGCCTGGTGGGATTTTCGGAAGGTGCCCGGTGGCCGGCCCATCTGGATGCATCGGGCATGCTGGAACTGATCACCCAATCGCCGCGGGTCCTGGCCGATCTTTCCATCGGCGGTATTATTCTCGCCATTCCCCTGGCGGTGGGGGGGTATATTCTGGTTTACCGCGGGATTCTTCTTTATCGACGGCGCTGA
- a CDS encoding prolipoprotein diacylglyceryl transferase family protein has translation MTNWLFMSTLAIILAMVYGWAFKVLPGERWQIICAIPVKKRADGSWQGLNLTYYGLFNAMALGAAVALVLVLTGASGVAPGVFAAVMATLLGCCLPASRIIARWVEKKPHTLSVGAASFVGIVAAPWLVLLMEAIAGRWMAIRFESMAVVAALMVGYALGEGIGRLACISYGCCYGRPIAATPPLVKRYLSWATFTYSGGTKKIAYAHQLEGQPIFAVQALTAVLYTTSALAGSLLFLHGRYAWAFFLCLLVTQGWRFVSEFLRADYRGDRKISVYQIMSLITIPYGLMIPLLFPFVGGRQPDLLAGLRQLWNPAMILFLQVLWIIMFVKTGLSEVTGSGLTFHVNRDRI, from the coding sequence ATGACAAACTGGCTTTTCATGAGTACGCTGGCCATTATCCTGGCCATGGTCTACGGCTGGGCCTTTAAAGTACTGCCCGGGGAACGCTGGCAGATCATCTGCGCCATTCCCGTGAAAAAACGGGCCGACGGATCGTGGCAGGGTCTCAACCTGACCTACTACGGCCTGTTCAACGCCATGGCGCTCGGGGCTGCCGTTGCCCTGGTCCTGGTGCTCACCGGCGCATCGGGTGTCGCGCCGGGCGTCTTTGCCGCCGTGATGGCAACGCTGCTGGGATGCTGCCTGCCGGCATCGCGCATTATCGCCCGCTGGGTTGAGAAAAAACCCCACACCCTCAGCGTGGGCGCCGCATCGTTTGTGGGCATTGTGGCCGCGCCCTGGCTGGTGTTGCTCATGGAAGCGATCGCCGGCCGCTGGATGGCGATCCGATTTGAAAGCATGGCCGTGGTCGCGGCCTTGATGGTGGGCTACGCCCTGGGCGAAGGCATCGGCCGCCTGGCCTGCATCAGCTATGGATGTTGCTACGGCAGGCCCATTGCGGCCACCCCGCCGCTGGTGAAGCGCTATCTCTCATGGGCCACGTTCACCTATAGCGGCGGCACCAAAAAAATCGCCTATGCCCACCAGTTGGAAGGGCAGCCGATCTTCGCCGTCCAGGCCCTCACCGCCGTGCTTTACACGACCAGCGCCCTGGCCGGGTCGCTTCTGTTTCTGCACGGCCGGTATGCGTGGGCCTTTTTCCTCTGCCTGCTGGTGACCCAGGGGTGGCGATTCGTGTCCGAATTTCTGCGTGCGGACTACCGCGGCGACCGGAAGATCAGCGTCTATCAGATCATGAGCCTGATAACCATTCCCTACGGCCTGATGATTCCGCTTCTCTTCCCATTCGTCGGTGGCCGGCAACCGGACCTGCTGGCCGGACTCCGGCAGCTCTGGAACCCGGCAATGATCCTTTTCCTGCAAGTGCTGTGGATCATCATGTTCGTAAAAACCGGCCTAAGTGAAGTGACCGGATCGGGGCTGACGTTCCACGTGAACCGGGACCGCATATGA
- a CDS encoding phosphatidylserine decarboxylase, which produces MQPTPHQYIDRQTAGVTTERLIADPLIHRLYAGARENPSLLFRAATSRRMSALLGFLNFDFSLGINGSRRLQRIRRMGIDLDECLDAPDSLDSPRKLFERRIRYWTCRPMPQAPERIVSPADARVLVGSFDRPHTLFLKEKFFSFTELLGEEKTQWIDAFDGGDFALFRLTPDKYHYNHTPVAGIIRDIYTIDGRCHSCNPGAVVSMVTPFSKNRRVVTIIDTDVPGGTGIGQVAMIEVVAMMIGDIVQCYSTIRYDDPLDLAAGMFVKRGCPKSLYRPGSSVDILIFERQRVIFSKDILANMRRRDVTSRYTLNFQAPLVETDVRVRSEIGRKA; this is translated from the coding sequence ATGCAACCGACACCCCACCAGTACATTGACCGCCAAACGGCCGGCGTGACCACCGAGCGATTGATCGCCGATCCCCTGATCCATCGCCTGTACGCCGGGGCACGCGAAAACCCCTCCCTTTTGTTCCGGGCCGCCACGTCGCGGCGCATGTCGGCCCTGCTCGGTTTTCTCAATTTTGACTTCTCCCTGGGCATCAACGGTTCCCGACGGCTGCAACGTATCCGCCGGATGGGCATCGACCTGGACGAATGCCTGGACGCTCCGGACAGCCTGGATTCCCCGCGCAAACTGTTCGAACGCCGGATCCGTTACTGGACCTGCCGTCCCATGCCCCAGGCGCCGGAACGGATCGTCTCCCCTGCCGATGCCCGCGTACTGGTGGGCTCCTTCGACCGTCCGCATACGCTTTTCCTAAAGGAGAAGTTCTTCTCTTTCACAGAGCTGCTGGGAGAGGAGAAAACGCAATGGATCGATGCCTTTGACGGTGGCGATTTTGCCCTTTTCCGGCTGACCCCGGACAAATACCACTACAACCACACGCCCGTGGCCGGAATCATCCGCGACATTTACACCATTGACGGCCGTTGCCATTCGTGCAACCCCGGCGCGGTGGTCTCCATGGTAACGCCTTTTTCGAAAAACCGGCGCGTGGTCACCATTATCGATACGGACGTTCCCGGCGGAACCGGCATCGGACAGGTGGCCATGATCGAGGTGGTGGCCATGATGATCGGCGATATCGTCCAGTGCTACAGCACGATCCGCTACGATGATCCGCTGGATCTGGCAGCCGGCATGTTCGTCAAGCGCGGCTGCCCCAAGAGTCTCTACCGGCCGGGCAGCAGCGTTGACATCCTGATTTTCGAGCGGCAGCGCGTGATCTTTTCCAAAGACATCCTGGCCAACATGCGGCGCCGTGACGTCACCAGCCGCTACACGCTGAACTTCCAGGCCCCCCTGGTGGAGACCGACGTCAGGGTGCGCTCGGAGATCGGACGCAAGGCCTGA
- a CDS encoding ISAzo13-like element transposase-related protein, which translates to MFPSPRTMANIVNRNGFRLRLVEKAKPLKKPQTDAIFNNIKEKDGQQFDEGESKRISIDCKATVKIGEYSRGGKTRGDNQAADHDMGCKEKYTPFGVLDEDSGQLNIIFGSSFKTSDFILDSLYEWWNHIPAEERDSISLLQIKADNGPESNGQRTQFLKRMMDFTDYIAKPVQILYYPPYHSKYNPVERCWGILEQHWNGNKLVDRETPGMQPLMRLEDEHKPGAITFN; encoded by the coding sequence ATGTTCCCATCACCCAGAACCATGGCAAATATAGTCAACCGAAACGGCTTTCGTTTGCGTCTGGTAGAGAAAGCCAAACCTTTAAAAAAACCGCAAACAGACGCTATTTTCAACAATATCAAAGAAAAGGACGGACAACAGTTTGACGAAGGAGAGAGCAAGCGAATAAGCATTGACTGCAAGGCCACCGTGAAAATCGGAGAATATAGCCGCGGAGGTAAAACACGTGGCGATAATCAGGCTGCCGACCACGACATGGGTTGTAAGGAAAAATATACGCCGTTTGGTGTATTGGATGAAGACAGCGGACAGTTGAACATCATCTTTGGAAGTTCCTTCAAGACAAGCGATTTTATCTTAGACAGCCTATATGAATGGTGGAACCACATACCTGCCGAGGAACGCGATAGCATTTCCCTCCTTCAGATTAAGGCTGATAACGGCCCGGAGAGCAATGGGCAGCGAACTCAGTTTCTCAAACGAATGATGGATTTCACTGACTACATCGCAAAGCCCGTACAAATTCTTTATTACCCGCCATACCACAGCAAATATAACCCTGTGGAGCGATGTTGGGGAATCTTGGAACAGCATTGGAACGGAAACAAGCTTGTGGATAGGGAAACTCCCGGTATGCAACCCTTGATGCGCCTTGAAGACGAACACAAGCCCGGCGCAATTACGTTCAATTAA
- a CDS encoding TonB-dependent receptor: protein MSIFCRFTITFCFILSFAINGLAEDNVYLMDTIVVTATRSEDNTFDVPTPISTIDEQRLQETAPASIADAIADIPGVSMESAGSWETSPVIRGLGQNRVLVLYDGDRETNLWAGRMPFTPFMDMGSVSRIEVVKGPASALYGTDALGGVINIITREVEFSEGDQWQMENTIKGRYSSTDNGWFGRYELAAGGKGLGFLLGISGRDVENYTDGNGDEINNSQFENRNLDLKARYALSDKQGLTASLRINQIDDMGVPQKDPSAPYSHFDRFDTNSYKLGYEATDLSFFENLKARIYYVDQDRSFKGRFPSSSSPVYNLKSNDIETSAIGGSFQGLIPLGDRHGLTAGFEAVREGTDSTETQLIQRNSNDSLARRLKFQPVPDAERYHYGAFVQDEMHLMPKLTLIAGGRYDYFDASAKDIEFTDSRYNASGAQTSSSSEINDFSDADDSAATFNIGLLYRLTEHYHLTANVGSGFRAPDIFERFSTRGGGSQILIGDPDLDPEYSYNYDVGMKVRYSRFQGSFNLFYTRVDDYIDTVLQDTSFISDIPTYKYVNVQDAELYGFDGEAQFAFTDSFSVFGTISSVVGKDRDSGDRLNNIPPLNGTLGVRWESHLYDTMRYWIELSGDLYARQNHPAPDEDKTPGYAVFNLRTGLDIPTVWSAIHDMQLTLNIENILDKYYLSHLRKDDMDFIPEPGINIIAAVQFGF, encoded by the coding sequence ATGTCCATTTTCTGCCGTTTCACCATCACATTCTGTTTCATTTTATCGTTTGCCATCAATGGCCTTGCCGAAGACAACGTGTATCTGATGGATACCATTGTGGTTACCGCCACCCGCTCGGAAGACAATACCTTTGATGTACCGACGCCCATTTCGACAATCGATGAACAACGTCTTCAGGAAACCGCTCCGGCATCGATTGCCGACGCCATTGCCGATATCCCCGGTGTTTCCATGGAAAGTGCCGGTTCCTGGGAAACCAGTCCGGTCATTCGTGGGCTTGGACAAAACAGGGTGCTTGTGCTTTACGACGGCGATCGTGAAACCAACCTGTGGGCAGGTCGAATGCCGTTTACGCCATTTATGGATATGGGTTCGGTTTCCCGGATCGAAGTTGTCAAGGGGCCGGCATCCGCACTTTACGGCACCGATGCCCTGGGGGGTGTCATCAATATCATCACCCGTGAGGTTGAATTTTCCGAAGGGGATCAGTGGCAGATGGAAAACACCATCAAAGGCCGCTATTCCAGTACGGACAATGGTTGGTTCGGGCGCTACGAACTGGCTGCGGGAGGTAAGGGACTGGGTTTCCTGCTGGGCATCTCGGGCCGGGATGTGGAAAATTACACGGATGGAAACGGTGACGAAATCAACAATTCGCAGTTTGAAAACCGCAACCTCGATCTGAAAGCCCGCTATGCCCTGAGCGACAAACAAGGCCTGACGGCGTCCTTGCGAATCAACCAGATCGACGACATGGGGGTACCGCAAAAGGATCCTTCCGCACCCTATTCCCATTTTGATCGTTTTGATACGAATAGCTACAAACTCGGTTATGAAGCCACCGATCTGAGTTTTTTCGAGAATCTCAAAGCCCGAATTTATTATGTTGATCAGGACCGTTCGTTTAAAGGCAGGTTTCCCAGTTCCAGCAGCCCGGTTTATAATCTGAAATCCAACGATATTGAGACGAGCGCAATCGGAGGCTCTTTTCAAGGGCTGATTCCACTCGGCGACCGGCACGGTCTCACCGCCGGATTCGAGGCCGTTCGTGAAGGAACGGATTCGACGGAAACCCAGCTCATTCAACGAAACAGCAATGACAGCCTCGCCAGACGCCTGAAGTTTCAACCGGTACCGGATGCCGAGCGATACCACTATGGTGCCTTTGTTCAGGACGAAATGCACCTGATGCCAAAGCTGACGCTGATCGCGGGCGGCCGGTATGACTATTTTGATGCAAGCGCCAAAGATATCGAGTTTACCGATTCGCGTTACAACGCTTCAGGGGCCCAGACTTCGTCAAGTTCGGAGATCAACGATTTTTCAGACGCAGATGACAGTGCCGCCACCTTTAACATCGGGCTGCTTTATAGGCTGACGGAACATTACCACCTGACGGCCAATGTCGGCAGCGGATTTCGTGCGCCGGACATCTTCGAACGATTTTCGACTCGCGGTGGCGGGAGCCAGATTTTAATCGGTGATCCAGATCTGGACCCGGAATATTCCTACAATTACGATGTCGGGATGAAAGTTCGTTATTCCCGTTTTCAGGGATCTTTCAACCTGTTCTACACTCGGGTCGACGATTACATCGATACGGTTTTACAGGACACCTCCTTTATTTCCGACATTCCCACATATAAATATGTCAATGTTCAGGATGCCGAACTTTATGGTTTTGACGGTGAGGCCCAGTTCGCTTTTACCGACAGCTTCAGCGTTTTTGGAACCATCTCGAGTGTCGTGGGTAAAGATCGCGACAGCGGGGACCGTCTCAATAATATTCCACCCTTGAACGGCACGTTGGGTGTTCGATGGGAAAGTCATCTGTACGACACCATGCGGTATTGGATCGAGCTTTCCGGAGACCTTTATGCACGCCAGAATCATCCGGCCCCCGACGAAGACAAAACTCCCGGTTATGCCGTATTCAATCTGCGGACGGGCCTGGATATTCCCACCGTCTGGTCGGCGATACACGACATGCAGCTCACGCTCAATATCGAGAATATTCTGGACAAATATTATCTGTCCCATTTGCGCAAGGACGACATGGATTTTATCCCCGAACCCGGCATCAATATCATTGCTGCCGTGCAGTTCGGTTTTTAA
- a CDS encoding alpha/beta hydrolase → MSPTPTADYRALDRPEVLASLFHPRKVAGPVDGGQRFHEVRIPVAAEIGIGARFYMAGNSGPVILFFHGNGEIVSDYDDIAPMFNRLGIHFIAVDYRGYGCSDGHPTVSAMMADCRPVFDYVCNWLKDNGVNGPLIVMGRSLGSASALELAATGDERIDGLIVESGFAWAGPLLRLLGIDPQRIGFDESSGFSNLEKIRAFTGPTLIIHAELDHIIPFADGLALFNASGAADKTLLKIHKANHNDIFLRGMDRYLEAVGALADRITNR, encoded by the coding sequence ATGTCGCCTACGCCCACTGCCGACTACCGTGCCCTGGACCGGCCCGAGGTCCTTGCTTCTCTCTTCCATCCCCGCAAGGTGGCCGGTCCGGTCGATGGGGGACAGCGCTTTCATGAAGTGCGGATTCCGGTAGCGGCCGAAATCGGCATCGGCGCGCGTTTTTACATGGCCGGCAACAGCGGCCCCGTGATTCTCTTTTTTCACGGCAACGGCGAGATCGTTTCCGATTACGATGACATTGCGCCGATGTTCAACCGCCTGGGCATCCATTTCATCGCCGTGGATTACCGGGGCTACGGCTGTTCCGATGGCCACCCGACGGTATCTGCCATGATGGCCGATTGCCGGCCGGTGTTTGATTACGTCTGTAACTGGCTGAAAGACAATGGAGTGAACGGCCCACTGATCGTTATGGGACGATCACTGGGCAGTGCATCGGCTCTTGAACTGGCCGCCACCGGCGACGAGCGGATCGACGGTCTGATTGTCGAAAGCGGCTTCGCCTGGGCCGGACCACTGCTGCGGCTTTTGGGAATCGATCCGCAGCGCATTGGTTTTGATGAATCGTCAGGCTTTTCCAACCTGGAAAAAATCCGTGCGTTTACCGGCCCCACCCTGATCATCCACGCCGAGCTCGACCATATCATCCCTTTTGCCGACGGCCTGGCTCTGTTCAATGCCAGTGGCGCAGCGGACAAGACCCTGCTGAAAATTCACAAGGCCAACCACAACGATATTTTCTTACGCGGAATGGATCGATACCTGGAAGCGGTCGGTGCGTTAGCGGACAGAATTACAAACCGGTGA
- a CDS encoding metallophosphoesterase family protein translates to MKILSVSDIVVAELSGRFDVGPFKDVDLVLGCGDLPPEYLAAIRQRLDVPLYYVRGNHDIRYQNAPPTGCRNLHQRRIDFKGVRIMGLEGSRWYNGGPVQYREFQMRQMIWRMLPGLWFGGGVDIVATHAPPRHINDAEDRCHRGFKSFLKLISRFKPRYFIHGHIHSHFAATEQRRTRVGNTQVINTFGYHLLELTHAQPDGSD, encoded by the coding sequence ATGAAGATACTCTCGGTTTCGGACATCGTGGTTGCGGAGCTGTCTGGCCGGTTTGATGTGGGGCCGTTTAAGGATGTCGATTTGGTGTTGGGCTGCGGCGACCTGCCACCTGAGTATCTGGCGGCCATCCGTCAGCGTCTGGATGTTCCGCTCTATTACGTCAGGGGCAATCACGACATCCGTTATCAAAACGCACCGCCCACCGGTTGTCGGAACCTTCACCAGCGTCGGATCGACTTCAAAGGGGTACGCATCATGGGGTTGGAGGGATCGCGCTGGTACAACGGGGGCCCGGTGCAGTACCGGGAGTTTCAGATGCGACAGATGATCTGGCGGATGCTGCCGGGACTGTGGTTTGGCGGCGGGGTGGATATTGTGGCTACTCATGCTCCCCCCAGACACATCAATGATGCGGAAGACCGATGTCACCGCGGTTTCAAGAGCTTTCTGAAATTGATTTCCCGGTTCAAACCACGCTATTTCATTCATGGTCACATTCATTCCCATTTTGCCGCAACGGAGCAGCGACGGACCCGGGTGGGCAACACCCAGGTGATCAACACCTTTGGCTATCACCTTCTGGAGCTGACCCATGCGCAACCTGACGGATCTGATTAA
- a CDS encoding Lrp/AsnC ligand binding domain-containing protein, protein MRNLTDLIKNWLHGSRDSEAKCFRENQECEGAFDHIDRGICRVPMDKIVGSVGRYHDFDSQFKLKEHMPADRLVSIKRAMQQGRALPPVKLYQIKDEYYVLDGNHRIAAAKSFGHSDIRAKIVEFIPSSNTLENIVYRERRQFMDQTGLGHAIELTEVGQFPHLMAQVKKHKQFMETAEKPGITLDDAAEDWYRSIYCPLTEIIRKGRLLSFFEGRTLDDLYAYISYHQWEKGRNRKYGIGIDTLIPRSMEAFREKMAKMKKEEYPEMLRGITAFIMIAAEAKRESRIVDRLFALPEVREVHSVHGSIDILVKIELTRDLLTSDAEVIGQFVQEKIRQVPGVQSTQTLIPGQSRIKTA, encoded by the coding sequence ATGCGCAACCTGACGGATCTGATTAAGAACTGGCTTCACGGCAGCCGCGATAGCGAAGCCAAGTGTTTTCGTGAAAACCAGGAGTGCGAAGGCGCCTTTGACCACATTGACCGGGGCATTTGCCGCGTGCCCATGGACAAGATCGTGGGCAGCGTCGGGCGGTACCACGACTTTGACAGCCAGTTCAAACTGAAAGAACACATGCCCGCCGACCGGCTGGTCAGCATCAAGCGGGCCATGCAACAGGGCCGCGCCCTTCCACCGGTCAAGTTGTATCAGATCAAGGATGAGTATTACGTTCTGGATGGTAATCATCGTATCGCCGCGGCCAAATCTTTCGGGCATTCCGATATCCGTGCCAAAATTGTCGAGTTCATCCCATCCAGCAACACCCTGGAGAACATCGTTTACCGTGAACGGCGCCAGTTTATGGATCAGACCGGGCTGGGGCATGCCATCGAACTTACCGAAGTTGGACAGTTCCCCCATCTGATGGCGCAGGTCAAAAAGCATAAGCAGTTCATGGAGACGGCTGAAAAACCGGGAATTACATTGGACGATGCGGCCGAAGACTGGTACCGGAGCATCTATTGCCCGTTGACCGAAATCATCCGCAAGGGGCGCCTGTTGTCTTTCTTCGAGGGACGGACCCTGGATGATCTGTATGCCTATATCTCTTATCACCAGTGGGAGAAGGGGCGGAACAGAAAATATGGTATCGGAATTGACACGCTGATTCCCAGGAGTATGGAGGCATTCAGGGAAAAAATGGCCAAAATGAAAAAAGAAGAATACCCGGAGATGCTGCGGGGCATCACCGCGTTTATCATGATTGCTGCCGAGGCCAAACGCGAGTCCAGAATCGTCGACCGGCTTTTTGCATTGCCCGAAGTCCGGGAAGTTCACTCGGTGCATGGAAGCATCGATATTCTGGTGAAGATTGAGTTGACCCGGGATTTGCTTACGTCCGATGCAGAGGTGATTGGCCAGTTTGTGCAGGAAAAAATCCGCCAGGTTCCCGGTGTCCAATCCACCCAGACCCTGATCCCTGGGCAATCCAGAATCAAGACTGCCTAA
- a CDS encoding universal stress protein, which yields MFKGINTILFTTNLTRNCVPAFDVAVILALKFQAKIILLHVMEKVPDYVEGRLEGLLGEGHYKEMVSSYENEVREKLIGKRSTSKLIQKALERFCLEAGIDDEACGYQAREVVIDDGDVAESVIKNAKAHDCDLVVMGGHEAAFLKKSVGNKIKTVLGKSKIPVLVVPADPKEIADLPEVIGWKS from the coding sequence ATGTTCAAAGGCATCAACACCATCCTGTTTACCACGAATTTGACCCGAAACTGTGTTCCTGCATTTGATGTGGCCGTTATTCTGGCGCTGAAGTTTCAGGCCAAGATCATACTGCTGCATGTGATGGAGAAGGTTCCTGACTATGTCGAAGGCCGGTTGGAGGGGCTCCTCGGTGAGGGACACTACAAAGAGATGGTAAGCTCTTACGAAAATGAGGTTCGCGAGAAACTGATCGGTAAACGATCAACCAGCAAATTGATCCAGAAAGCGCTGGAGCGGTTTTGCCTGGAAGCTGGGATTGACGACGAAGCCTGTGGCTACCAGGCCCGTGAAGTGGTCATTGATGATGGTGATGTCGCTGAAAGCGTTATTAAAAATGCGAAGGCGCATGACTGCGACCTGGTTGTCATGGGGGGACACGAAGCCGCTTTCCTGAAAAAATCAGTCGGCAACAAAATAAAAACGGTTCTGGGGAAATCGAAGATACCGGTTCTCGTAGTCCCGGCCGATCCCAAAGAGATTGCCGACTTGCCGGAAGTTATCGGCTGGAAAAGCTGA
- a CDS encoding Crp/Fnr family transcriptional regulator translates to MTKPHADIDRIITLFGRSDVMKGIPLKAQEELAGSAVIKRYEKNDVLSQAEEPCESFVLVEEGMIRVSRYSPLGKRLTYLLAGPGEPINLVGPFTGEARANVAEAAAASTVVSIERKDFIRFAFAYPQLIVNIIDILGQALDSSNSRILDMQEKKVVQRLKRVLHRLSEKFGPLLNFTAVEIADLASTTTESALRVLSDLRQKGIIEKSRGQIHIIKPEALIDPESEELWI, encoded by the coding sequence ATGACAAAACCCCATGCAGACATTGACAGAATCATCACCCTGTTCGGCCGGTCCGACGTAATGAAAGGAATTCCCCTGAAGGCGCAGGAGGAACTTGCCGGATCGGCGGTTATAAAGCGATACGAAAAAAACGATGTCCTTTCCCAGGCAGAAGAACCGTGCGAAAGTTTTGTGCTGGTGGAGGAAGGAATGATTCGGGTCTCCAGATACTCGCCCCTTGGCAAGCGATTGACCTACCTGCTGGCAGGACCGGGAGAGCCGATCAATCTGGTCGGTCCGTTTACCGGGGAAGCGCGGGCAAACGTTGCCGAAGCGGCGGCGGCGTCGACAGTGGTGTCCATTGAGCGCAAGGATTTTATTCGCTTTGCCTTTGCCTATCCGCAATTGATCGTCAACATTATCGATATCCTGGGTCAGGCATTGGACAGTTCGAACAGCCGGATCCTCGACATGCAGGAAAAAAAGGTGGTTCAACGGCTCAAACGGGTACTGCACCGCCTGTCTGAAAAATTTGGTCCCCTTTTGAACTTCACTGCAGTGGAAATTGCCGATCTGGCAAGCACGACCACCGAGTCGGCCCTGCGCGTGTTGAGCGATCTGCGCCAGAAGGGCATCATCGAAAAAAGCCGGGGCCAGATCCATATTATCAAGCCCGAGGCTCTGATCGACCCCGAATCTGAGGAGTTATGGATCTGA